In Etheostoma cragini isolate CJK2018 chromosome 19, CSU_Ecrag_1.0, whole genome shotgun sequence, the genomic window TTCTTGCTTTTAGCCTTTTCTCTGGGCCATTATCTTAGTTGTTTTGGTTCATAATTCATGTTAATACGCGCCTCAAATTCTCTGCCACGTCATATCCTGTAAACATCTTTGGGTGCGCTTGtttacatatttcatattttgcgCTTGGGCGGAGTGCCTCGTTCGAACCATTGCAAGTGCGTGAAGCACCGCTCAACCGGTACGCCCAAGTGAAGATGTGAGAAGATTAAATGGTGCAGTGAAGGCGGGAGGATGTGATGCCGAAGTTTTGATAGAAGTGTTGCTAGCTTTGTTTTCAAACGGTTAAACAACAACAGCGGTTCTGAGGTGTAACGATAGTTAAATTCAGGAAATACCGGAGTTAGTAAACATAACCTCGGAAACATTTCCTAAACAACTTTGAATTGATAAACTAGTTAGTTCCTCCTCAGCTTTGAAGTGTACTCGGGGAGTAATGTGTCAAAGTTGCTAAGCTAACCTCAGTGTCTTAACGAGAGCTTGTGGTCACTGAGTAGCTGACTGACGGATTCAGTAGAATGGCAAACGTTAGAAGTAAACGAATTGAAGATGGTAAGTGTTAATTGCTGGGATAACCTTAAAACTGGATGTAAAACAATTTTTGTCAGTAATGTAGCTAGTGATCAAGGTTTAACGTTACATTAATTAAAGTAGTAACTTAGGTTGTTGTTGTAAGTGACTGTCAGTGTAACGTCATGCCACATCCTCGGCCCAGCAGACACAGCTCGGTAGATCTGATGGTAGACTCCTGCTTTACTATCACATAAATAAAGAGTATATGCACAGCTTCACCAGGGTGCATGACATCTTTGcacaatatttgtcaaaaacataTCAGAGCCGGCGAATATATATCCAttatctcatttgtttttccGCCATGCTTTGTCTGCTGCATAGATACCAGCCTTCCCTTTGCTGCTCTCCAGCTGCTGGCCCCGCCTGTGCGCCTGGTGTCTGCGGCCCTCTGGAAAGTGATGAAGCAGAGGGATGTGATGCAGTATGGGGTTGTGGAGGAATTCGTGACATCAGCCTGCGAGACTGTCCCAGGGCTGCTCACTGTGAGACACCAGGGCAAGCTGGCACTGGGGCTCAGAGGACGTGTGAGATTTTGACATCCAAGTCTCTTTCATTCTATTATTTCCTGTCTTGACTGCACGGTTCATCAACCTTATCTTTCTCTTCAGTTAATCTTGGAGCTGTGCTTTACACAGCTGGATGAAAAAGTGATTATGCCACACCTGGAAAGGATCCGTGCTCCTGCTGCTCTGTCAGCCTCCTCTGCTTCTACTATGGTAAATTACATTTGATGTTCCTAATCCCACAACAAATTGCATTGCCATTTGTTTCACTGTGAACACTTTGTAGGTTTTTATTCCAAAGAAAAACTGCATCTTCTTTATGGTATTTGGGCTTGTTGCTTCAGTAGACAATTTAAGCATTTGCAAACCTTAATTGTAATGTAAAAGATAACTtgacaatattaataaaataaaaaataataccgCCAAATGAGTGGTGTATTGTCAGTATAATATATTTGATATTCTGTCACTCATGGaagtcattttttgttgttgctattttgtcTCCTAGAGGAGGGATGTGAAGATCATGAGAACAGTCGAGGGTTTCCATTCTCTGGTTCATACTCTGCTAAAAGACCCAACAGAGAGGGAACACTTCTTCAAGGTGAATCCCTCTACTAGTTGCAACCATATAGAAGCATCAAGTGATCTCAATCTATCGTGATGATTTCTCAGTGGATGTGTGTAGGAATGTAAGGGCCATTCTCTCTTCTCATAGGAGGAGTTTCCCGTGGATTATGGTACAAAGTTTGACCTGGAACTAGAGAAACTGCTCTGGGAGTTTTTGATTCGAGTGGACCAGTTGCTCCCAGTTCCAAGCCTAGCTCAGGTAGTTTTTAAGAACAGCTTCCCTTGTTTTGTCACAAATTGCACCTTATTTACAGCTATCAAGACTGTTTCATAAAGCTCTTGTTAGTTGTAAGTTTTAGTCTGCAAGAACACATTATGAAAAATAAGTCTTTAATTTGCAGTGGATGAAggacgtttttttctttttttatataaaagagcTACCTATATCTATTATTAATTTGTCTTCAGACTGTGTCTTGGCTCAGTAATGCCCCCCCTGTCCTGGAGGAGTGTGCGCGGGCAGCCACCCAACCCCAGCTCCTGAAGATATTACTTGAACATGAAACCTGTCTAGGTCACCTGGAGAATGCAGGTAGAACTCGATAGTTTTCTTACCTTTGCTTAGCTTCTTAGCTAGAATGACAGTAACAGTCATCGTAGATTTCTAATAATTGTCATTAtccacatgtttgttttttacagcatCCCTCCCTCCAAACATGGGAGACTCCATCCTGGCTTCACTTTCTCTGCCACCGTCTGGAAGAATACCTTCAAATCCTCCAACAGGATCCAAAACGTCTGGTGTGGACCAGGCCGCTGGTACACAGACAAGAGACAACGCTCCATTTATTACACCGGTTATTGGACTAATATCAAATGAAGATGTACCATTTATGATCAGAACACTGAAAGGTGGTGAGGCAGCCAGTTCAAAAGATGCAACAAACGAGCACTTGCACCCAACAGAGAGCTTGAAATTCACTGTGGGTAAACGGAggcaaaaagtcaaaaatgatggagcggaggaggagaggagcttCTCAGAAAGAAGCAGTGGAATGAAACGCAAGCAACCTGACCATGGAGAAAAAGAATCCGATGAGGATGGAGAAGTGTTAGGCACTACCAGAACTGGGAAAAAGAGGATAAACAGCAGTTTGAGAAATGGAGCAAGCATGCTCAGGCAGGATAGAGGTGACCAGAGGACAAACGAGAGTGAAGAAGACGAAGCTCTAAGAAACGAGGAGCATAACAGAGCAGCCCTTGAAACCTGTATGACCCGGCTCGGTATCAAAACCCTGCATCTGTCTGATGACCCTTCCCTCTGCCCCCTTTTGGTCTCTTGTCTGAGCAACCAACCCAGAGTTATTATTGAAAAGCTGTCTCTGACTCCTGCTAGAGCTCATATGACCGACGGAGGAGGAAAATCCTTGTATAAGAAACGGCAGAATCAAAGGAAGAAGGCTCTGGGTAAAGCTCCAACACATAAAGGCAACCAACCTCAAAATCCTGGTTTGGATGTTCCTGGCCTGGACAATAAAGAGTAAGAGACATGTGAAGACACAGTGCACATGGAGGAAAgtacagacattttaaattgaccTTTCAGGAACCCACAGAGgcaaaatgttttactgttgAGAAAATAGTTTACTCTGGCATTGTAGACCATTGTTTTAACCCTCCATATACAATAAAATACTATTTAGTACAATGTTTccagtttcattttatttttctctctctgtgagaAATTAGCCATTTAAATGTGTATAGTTGTTTTTTCCGAGCTGGAGGTCATATAAAAAGAAACTTATTTATGATTTAACAGCATTTAACAGTTTCCTGGTTGATTTTAGACTTAAATTATAAATGGTTTTAGCAGCACCACTTAGTTAAAGATTTCCCCTAACAGCTATATAAACCTACTTTAATTACGAAAAAGGATTTGACGTAATGGATTAATTATGTTTCTTCTTGACAGGAATTATCCTGTATCACCAAGTATAAGCAGCTCTCCCTTTCAGCAACGGGGTAACGCAGGTGATTTTACAAATCATGTCAATTGAAAGCaaggaatttaaaagaaaagatttagCACACAAAAGAAATTCGCTGCTCAGGCTTAAGTTTAACTATGATTTCTGTTGTGTTTAGCGGCGTCGGCCCTGCCAAGAGACAGTGAAGACTACGTAGCGGATTCTGAGGATGAGGCGACAAAGAACTTCAAAGGCAGGGTATGTACtcaaacatgcatacatacaaacataagaAAATGGTTCCCACAGGCTTTGAAAGTGTGTCCAATTACACAAGGCATgccttaaatattttaattattttaaatttgtataaaaaaaaagaaatctggcaTTGGAATTAATCCTAAAGAATTATCTGTTGTGgagatgatttctttttttttttttctttcaatgcaACATGATTGCAGGTTAATGAAAAGATATTGTGACTACATTGTGTATTTTCAAACACTTCACATTAAAGCTTTCGGAATTCCCTGAACAAGACACTTgacaatgtatgtttttttttatctggctGTTACATAGGTAAAGCAGTACaatatttcaaacttttaaacTGCCACAAAAACTgcagtacattttaaatactgATAACTTTCTTCTGTCATCGGTGTTGTGACTGACTGTGTCTCCCTCAGCTGTTTATGAAGCGCTACTACAAGACCAGACACGGCACTTATGTTCCCACTCTGAGGGAGTACTGGAAGCCTGGGATGACACGGCGGGAATTAACGTCTGCTGGCAGCAGGCGCAGATAAGGAAATGGATTTTTTCACGTTGTCAAGTTTGGTGTTGGGAAACTATCGGCAGAAAGATgccagaaaagacaaaaataatatgGAATGCCGGCGACTGTGGATGATGGACATTCATTTTTGTTATCTTTCTCTATAGATTTGATTTCATTGTAGCTGAATAAGATTTGATCTTGAATCATTGGTTTGTCATCATGGAAAACAAGCCATGAAATGGCATCATCACTGGGTTTATGGGTTTATGATTATGGGcaactttgtgttgttttaaattgttacTTTACAGTCTGCTTGTAAATAAAGACCAGAAAATATCTGGATTATCTGTGACAATTGTTACTTTTATAAACATTTGTAAACCACACTATGTAATATGCTCAGttaataaatttaaattaaaaatgtggcACTTTGTACatgattttgtgtgtctttgggTCACATTGGTGGACTGCCTGTTTGATACATAGATAAACGATGAAGCATGGTCTTGAACTGCTCCTGACATGCAATTAAAGCAACATGTGATACAGTGATAAGTGAATCATTTTAAAACCCATCAAAAACTGGGCTCTTCAATCACATGCACAGTATATTAAAGTACTTAAACATCCACCAGGAGCAGTTGGTGAAGAAGTGAAAATCCATGAAAACCCTcccatttatttagaaattacaTGAAATCTTATCACATAGACTGTGAGGATGAAAAGAGTTGTCACAGAGCAGAAATCTTGCACGGACGTTCACCCAGGAAATCAATAATTGATTGAAGAATTTCACATTCCTCAGTATCCTGGCTTATATCGGCGAATTATAGCTCTCATTCTAAGGTTTACTAATGAATACATATctacacaggaacacacaatTAAGTGCAAATTTGTTGCCACTGGAGATTCACAGTCGACAGCCTATCCCTCCAGTCACTGTGATGGTCTCTCCAGTGATGTAGGAAGCCTCCTCCGAGCACAAGAAGGCAATCACCCCACCCACTTCCTCTGGCTCTCCGACTCTAAAGGGAACGATGAAATATGGTTTTCATGCGTGCATGGTACAACATATTAACGACAAACTTCCATGTGAGCATGAGCTGTACCTTTTAATGCTGAGCTGCCTTTTAAACTCGTCCATGATGTCTTCATTTCCCCATAACTGCAACAAAACAGTGGTGTGTTGTAGAGAGTACAACATTTACAAAGAgtaaattaaagaaaactaCCAAGTTTTGAGCGTGTTATACAAAGAGGACAGTATGTTTTTCTCCTCACCGCAGAGCTGAAGCGGGTCTTGATGACTCCAGGGGCCACACAGTTGACTCTTATGTTACTGTGGGCCAGCTCAGGAGCCAGCACCCGGGTCAGACCCAGCAGGGCTGTCTTACTCACACTGTAAGGACCCAGGgcctgcagagacagacagtgtcCATAACATACACATGCGCACTGGAACTACAACTTATGTAATGGCTCTATGGGATGTCTGTAGTACCTACTATATATCTTAAAGCGCtcaaattatgctttttggctttttccctttccttttctatctccaacagaaaacactgttcacaaactgcgccaaacagctctactgtagtccagcctttactacCGTGAGAAACGAGTGTCACtctgtaacacacgttataatgcttgcctagctgctagggtggcacaccctcatactctgcttctgactggctagtagtccttaaggtattgcgcatgtgcaactcccaacaaagatagaagagaagtgtgatgccttactctgtagctaaaacagagagctcaccacagggtgaaaagaggagctgcagcaatgtccagtacaacaaaaatatggtgttttttgaaaattaaaccattcaaacctattctgatacacCCTCTAAATACAAGGATGAATTGTATGAAAgtatgaaaatgagcataatttGAGCACTTTAATACAAATAGGTTTGTTGCGTTTGTACACACTGACCTGCATTGGTTGGTATCCAGCCACAGATGACACAAATACTACATTCCCCCCTctaaagagaaaaatagagcATTTCTGTTAATTAAATGTACAGTGAAGAGTTGTGTAGTCTTATTTTTGTTTGGATTATCTTTTAGTTTAACACTCACCCCCTCTTCTCCATATGGGGCACCACCAACTTTGTCATGAGGAAGG contains:
- the tinf2 gene encoding uncharacterized protein tinf2, producing MANVRSKRIEDDTSLPFAALQLLAPPVRLVSAALWKVMKQRDVMQYGVVEEFVTSACETVPGLLTVRHQGKLALGLRGRLILELCFTQLDEKVIMPHLERIRAPAALSASSASTMRRDVKIMRTVEGFHSLVHTLLKDPTEREHFFKEEFPVDYGTKFDLELEKLLWEFLIRVDQLLPVPSLAQTVSWLSNAPPVLEECARAATQPQLLKILLEHETCLGHLENAASLPPNMGDSILASLSLPPSGRIPSNPPTGSKTSGVDQAAGTQTRDNAPFITPVIGLISNEDVPFMIRTLKGGEAASSKDATNEHLHPTESLKFTVGKRRQKVKNDGAEEERSFSERSSGMKRKQPDHGEKESDEDGEVLGTTRTGKKRINSSLRNGASMLRQDRGDQRTNESEEDEALRNEEHNRAALETCMTRLGIKTLHLSDDPSLCPLLVSCLSNQPRVIIEKLSLTPARAHMTDGGGKSLYKKRQNQRKKALGKAPTHKGNQPQNPGLDVPGLDNKENYPVSPSISSSPFQQRGNAAASALPRDSEDYVADSEDEATKNFKGRLFMKRYYKTRHGTYVPTLREYWKPGMTRRELTSAGSRRR